A window from Rhizosphaericola mali encodes these proteins:
- a CDS encoding HD domain-containing protein, with amino-acid sequence MAQSFRKIINDPVHGFISIDSKDIFEIIAHPYYQRLRRIRQMALAPLVYPGAVHTRLLHSLGAYHLTGLAIDELKKKGVEISKKEEFAVKAAILLHDVGHGPFSHALEHSLVRGVDHEIISLYIMEVLNEQMGGKLDLAIAIFSGKYHKPFLHQLISSQVDMDRLDYLSRDSYFTGVSEGVIGYDRILQMLAVQEDELMIEEKGIYSIEKFLISRRQMYWQVYMHKTVLAAEKMLVRIMRRATEIYHDDDLQLKIGGPLDFFLKGFKGKMTRDILDKFCKLDDNDVIFAVKKWANHPDNVLSKLASMLLNRKLLKCVIQSQPIDEDLLEEKKAIALKKGLFTSDEIDYFIFKGEATNTTYKPADENIQILYKNGIIKDIAEVDNALISSTLSIPVKKYYICYPKECK; translated from the coding sequence ATGGCGCAATCCTTCCGCAAAATTATCAATGATCCGGTTCATGGCTTTATTTCCATTGATTCAAAAGATATTTTCGAAATTATCGCTCATCCTTATTATCAGCGTTTGCGCAGGATTAGACAGATGGCATTAGCGCCATTAGTTTATCCAGGAGCTGTGCATACAAGATTGTTACATTCCTTAGGTGCATATCATCTAACAGGATTGGCAATTGACGAATTGAAGAAAAAAGGCGTAGAAATTTCCAAAAAAGAGGAATTTGCGGTGAAAGCTGCCATTTTGTTACATGATGTGGGACACGGACCATTTTCACATGCATTGGAGCATTCGCTGGTACGTGGTGTAGATCATGAGATTATTAGTTTGTATATAATGGAAGTGCTCAATGAGCAAATGGGCGGAAAATTGGACCTCGCGATTGCTATTTTTTCGGGAAAATATCACAAGCCATTTTTACACCAATTAATTAGTAGCCAAGTAGATATGGATCGTTTGGATTATTTATCTCGAGATAGTTATTTTACTGGAGTAAGTGAAGGTGTGATTGGTTATGATCGTATTTTGCAAATGTTAGCCGTGCAAGAGGATGAGTTAATGATTGAGGAAAAAGGTATTTATAGTATCGAAAAATTTCTCATTTCTCGTCGTCAGATGTACTGGCAAGTGTACATGCATAAGACCGTCTTGGCAGCGGAGAAAATGCTTGTGCGAATAATGCGTAGAGCCACGGAAATTTATCACGATGATGATCTTCAATTGAAAATTGGTGGGCCATTAGATTTTTTCCTAAAAGGATTTAAAGGAAAAATGACACGTGATATTTTAGATAAATTTTGCAAATTGGACGATAATGATGTAATTTTTGCTGTAAAAAAATGGGCAAATCATCCAGATAATGTTTTGTCTAAGTTAGCAAGTATGTTGCTCAATCGCAAATTATTAAAATGTGTAATTCAATCTCAACCTATAGACGAGGATTTGTTAGAAGAAAAGAAGGCTATTGCATTGAAAAAAGGATTGTTTACTTCTGATGAAATAGATTACTTCATATTCAAAGGTGAAGCGACCAACACAACCTACAAGCCTGCGGATGAAAATATCCAGATTTTATATAAAAATGGCATTATAAAAGATATTGCAGAAGTTGATAATGCATTGATATCTAGTACTTTATCAATTCCTGTAAAAAAGTATTATATCTGTTATCCGAAAGAGTGTAAATAG
- the porX gene encoding T9SS response regulator signal transducer PorX, with amino-acid sequence MSLGKIIWVDDEIESLTSQQLFLQAKGYEIETFSNGFDALESLPSIQPDIVLLDESMPGISGLETLSKIKESYHNLPVVLITKNETENLMDDAIGSQIADYLIKPVNPNQVLLSLKKLLENKRLVAEKTTSAYQQQFGQLFSALSGSLDYKEWIDLYKKLEYWELEMEKSDSPEMMEVFQTQKQEANTEFYKYIYRNYADWLYAKDDDAPIMSHTLLKNKLFPLLNKEIPTFFILIDNLRFDQWKTIQPMFTDLFRIEEEDCFYATLPTATQYSRNAIFAGMLPLEIQKKYPDKWKNDDDDGSKNLHEAFFLENYLKKNGHGDLKFSYTKVLNHQEGQEMNNNFLNLLSNDLNVIVYNFVDMLSHARTEMEVLKELASDEKGYRSLTKSWFSNSPLRQALLKLEGKKVNIVVATDHGSVRVRTPYKVVGDKQTTANLRYKHGRNLNYNPKEVFAFKNPAEAGLPSPTINSSFIFAKEDGFLCYPNNYNYYASYYKDSFQHGGVSLEEMIIPVITLKSK; translated from the coding sequence ATGTCTCTAGGTAAAATCATTTGGGTCGATGATGAAATTGAAAGTCTTACATCTCAACAACTTTTTTTGCAAGCAAAAGGATATGAGATCGAGACTTTCTCAAATGGTTTTGATGCGTTGGAGTCTTTGCCATCTATCCAGCCAGATATTGTGCTTTTAGATGAATCTATGCCAGGCATAAGTGGTTTAGAAACCTTATCTAAAATTAAAGAATCTTACCATAATTTACCCGTCGTTCTAATTACAAAGAATGAAACGGAAAATCTAATGGATGATGCAATCGGAAGTCAAATCGCGGATTATCTCATCAAGCCTGTTAACCCAAATCAAGTTTTACTTTCTCTCAAGAAATTATTAGAAAATAAACGTTTGGTGGCAGAAAAAACAACAAGTGCTTATCAACAGCAATTCGGGCAATTATTTTCCGCATTGAGTGGATCATTGGATTATAAAGAATGGATTGATTTATATAAAAAATTGGAATATTGGGAATTGGAAATGGAAAAATCTGACAGCCCAGAAATGATGGAAGTTTTTCAAACACAAAAGCAAGAAGCCAATACAGAATTTTACAAATATATCTATCGAAATTATGCGGATTGGTTATACGCAAAAGACGATGATGCTCCCATCATGAGCCATACTTTGTTGAAAAACAAGTTATTTCCATTGCTAAATAAAGAGATTCCCACGTTTTTTATATTGATCGACAATTTGCGTTTTGATCAATGGAAAACAATCCAACCCATGTTTACAGATCTATTTCGCATTGAAGAAGAGGATTGCTTTTATGCAACATTACCAACAGCAACACAATATAGCCGCAACGCCATATTTGCAGGAATGTTACCTTTAGAAATTCAGAAAAAATATCCAGATAAATGGAAAAATGATGATGATGATGGTAGTAAAAACTTACATGAAGCATTTTTCTTAGAGAATTATTTGAAAAAAAATGGACATGGAGATCTTAAATTCTCATACACAAAAGTGCTCAATCATCAAGAAGGACAAGAGATGAATAACAATTTCCTCAATTTACTTTCCAATGATTTGAATGTGATTGTGTACAATTTCGTTGACATGCTCAGTCATGCACGTACCGAGATGGAAGTTCTAAAAGAATTAGCCTCAGATGAAAAAGGGTACCGTAGTTTGACCAAAAGTTGGTTTAGCAACAGTCCTTTGCGTCAAGCATTATTAAAATTGGAAGGCAAGAAAGTGAATATTGTTGTAGCCACGGACCACGGAAGCGTACGTGTAAGAACGCCCTACAAAGTTGTTGGGGACAAACAAACTACCGCCAACCTAAGATACAAACATGGACGTAATCTTAATTACAACCCCAAAGAAGTATTTGCTTTTAAAAATCCTGCAGAAGCTGGACTTCCTTCACCTACAATAAATAGCAGTTTTATCTTCGCAAAAGAAGATGGATTCTTATGTTATCCCAATAATTATAACTATTATGCAAGCTATTATAAGGATTCATTTCAACACGGAGGGGTAAGTTTGGAAGAAATGATCATTCCTGTAATTACTTTGAAATCAAAATAA
- a CDS encoding YceD family protein, whose product MSNRRVFEIAFVGLKLGKHEFEYQVDDKFFEPYGEQDFDNCQAKVKLLLEKENGFLLLKFDISGTVDSLCDRCGNPLTLQLWDEFNIVVKMVENPDEMNEAEEDPDVYYISRTESHVKIADWIYEFISLSIPNPHYCGEDEQGKSLCNPEVLAKLSQMEKDATEEAKNENSIWKDLDKFKNIDEN is encoded by the coding sequence ATGAGCAACCGTAGAGTATTCGAAATTGCATTTGTGGGGTTGAAGCTTGGTAAACATGAATTTGAGTATCAAGTTGATGATAAGTTCTTTGAGCCTTATGGCGAACAAGATTTTGATAATTGTCAGGCAAAAGTGAAACTTTTACTTGAAAAAGAAAATGGTTTTCTGTTATTAAAATTTGACATTTCTGGTACGGTAGACTCTTTATGTGATCGATGTGGTAATCCACTGACATTGCAATTATGGGACGAATTTAATATCGTTGTTAAGATGGTAGAAAATCCGGATGAAATGAACGAAGCAGAAGAAGATCCTGACGTTTATTACATCAGCAGAACAGAAAGTCACGTTAAAATCGCCGACTGGATATACGAATTTATCAGTTTGAGTATCCCCAATCCACATTATTGTGGAGAAGATGAGCAAGGCAAATCCTTGTGTAATCCTGAAGTATTGGCTAAACTTTCCCAAATGGAAAAAGATGCTACAGAAGAAGCAAAAAATGAAAATTCTATCTGGAAGGATTTAGACAAGTTCAAAAACATAGATGAAAATTAA
- the rpmF gene encoding 50S ribosomal protein L32, translating into MPHPKRRHSQQRSAKRRTHYKAETVTLSKDATTGEIHPRHRAHVVEGKLYYRGKVVAEKAPSKAI; encoded by the coding sequence ATGCCACATCCAAAACGCAGACATTCACAACAAAGAAGTGCAAAAAGAAGAACGCATTATAAAGCTGAAACAGTTACATTAAGTAAAGATGCAACTACTGGCGAAATTCATCCTCGTCACAGAGCACACGTTGTTGAAGGTAAATTATATTATAGAGGTAAAGTTGTAGCTGAAAAAGCTCCTTCTAAAGCTATCTAA